In one window of Rhodopseudomonas palustris HaA2 DNA:
- a CDS encoding TolC family outer membrane protein: MLKSAQIAIFATVVGLVSSPAALAAEPFTILDAINQAVKTNPGVGEAAANRRATEAELRQSQGTLLPQVRLEASAGPEMLKQYVSPAPLNNDVYLRGRQAGVVVRQLLFDGFASINEVWRQAARVDAAAFRVLERTELIGLDAAEAYIDVARYTRLVGLAEQNLKVHLELRKNVLARFEGGRAGEGDTQQAEERVAAAQAVAAEFHLSLETARAKFRKVVGLEPYNLRFPGRLADLPKNKAASLDIAYKFNPTLRAAGADVVAAKRGFDATTGAFLPTLSLEGRASRGKESILYNNQYDQVSGKLVASWDIFNGGQSSWKREEAAQRMIEEQQRQARLQRDALESIDKAWAARTITNDRVAALVRDVEAARRTFIAYNKEYELGQRTLIDLLNSQNQYFNANVSLVSARGVAVFADYQLLATMGQMLNYLKTGHPPETELVDVHPSGFIGYKLAPIRLAPPSPGPEPLSTVPPVPLFGFFFNGPPKLPTVINFDDRWASHEVAESSALFVAAGTYGRSAQAGAK; this comes from the coding sequence ATGTTGAAAAGCGCTCAGATTGCCATTTTTGCAACCGTCGTCGGGCTGGTTTCGAGCCCCGCCGCTCTTGCGGCGGAGCCGTTCACGATTTTGGACGCCATCAACCAGGCGGTGAAAACCAACCCCGGCGTCGGCGAGGCGGCAGCCAACCGTCGCGCGACGGAGGCCGAGTTGCGGCAGAGTCAGGGGACCTTGCTACCGCAGGTTCGGCTCGAAGCCAGCGCTGGCCCGGAGATGCTGAAGCAATACGTGTCTCCAGCGCCGCTCAACAACGACGTCTATCTGCGCGGACGTCAGGCCGGTGTCGTGGTTCGGCAGCTGCTGTTCGATGGGTTTGCCTCGATCAACGAAGTCTGGCGGCAGGCGGCTCGCGTCGACGCCGCGGCGTTCCGGGTGTTGGAGCGCACCGAACTGATCGGGCTCGATGCCGCCGAAGCTTATATCGATGTGGCGCGCTACACGCGGCTGGTTGGACTCGCCGAACAGAATCTCAAGGTCCATCTCGAATTGCGCAAGAACGTGTTGGCGCGCTTCGAGGGTGGTCGGGCCGGCGAGGGCGACACGCAGCAAGCGGAAGAACGCGTCGCTGCAGCGCAGGCCGTGGCGGCGGAGTTCCATCTCAGCCTCGAGACGGCGCGCGCCAAGTTCCGCAAGGTCGTCGGCCTCGAGCCGTACAATCTGCGCTTCCCCGGCCGTCTCGCGGATCTGCCTAAGAACAAGGCCGCATCGCTCGACATCGCCTACAAGTTCAATCCGACGCTGCGCGCCGCGGGCGCCGACGTGGTCGCGGCCAAGCGCGGCTTCGATGCCACAACCGGCGCGTTCCTTCCGACGCTGTCGCTGGAAGGCCGCGCCTCGCGCGGCAAGGAGTCGATCCTCTACAACAATCAGTACGACCAGGTCAGCGGCAAGCTGGTGGCGTCCTGGGATATCTTCAACGGCGGCCAGAGCAGCTGGAAGCGTGAAGAAGCTGCACAGCGGATGATCGAGGAGCAGCAGCGTCAGGCTCGGCTGCAGCGCGATGCGCTGGAATCGATCGACAAGGCCTGGGCCGCGCGGACCATCACCAACGACCGCGTCGCAGCGCTCGTTCGCGACGTCGAGGCCGCGCGCCGGACCTTCATCGCCTACAATAAGGAATACGAGCTCGGCCAGCGCACGCTGATCGATCTGCTCAACTCGCAGAACCAGTATTTCAACGCCAATGTGTCGCTGGTTTCGGCGCGCGGAGTTGCGGTGTTCGCCGACTATCAGCTTCTCGCCACGATGGGGCAGATGCTGAACTATCTGAAGACCGGTCATCCGCCGGAGACCGAGTTGGTCGACGTGCATCCGAGCGGGTTCATCGGCTACAAGCTCGCGCCCATCCGGCTTGCGCCCCCGTCGCCCGGTCCGGAACCGCTCAGCACTGTGCCGCCGGTGCCGCTGTTCGGGTTCTTTTTCAACGGCCCGCCGAAATTGCCGACCGTGATCAATTTCGACGATCGCTGGGCGTCTCATGAGGTCGCCGAGAGTAGCGCGCTGTTCGTTGCAGCCGGAACCTACGGTCGCAGCGCGCAGGCCGGCGCCAAGTAA
- a CDS encoding type I secretion system permease/ATPase has product MTPPSAPAPHPDPLSDSLLYLAAHHGRALSRSALLSGLPLERGVLTVGLYERAAQRAGLEAQLEERPLHDIPALVLPCVLMLHDGSTRILLSIDDAGRLVVVDPSRGDAEAAERLDAVAAQYSGFAYFVRPATVADPRAVASGDLPKSHWFWSVVSRFGANYAHVAIAAFIVNILALAAPLFTMSVYDRVIPNGAIPSLVALGIGLALAIAFDFLLKVVRSRIIDMTGKKVDVVLAARIFEHVMALKMDKRPPSVGILANQMRDFDSVREFFTSGTVVSATDMLFAILFIAVLFMIAGPLGWIPLAMLPVMIIIGLLIQRPLDRAMRRMQAESAARHGILVESLNGIETVRAVAGEGRVQTVWERSVAATARSSEDVQFWASLAMTAASVASQLCSLLLVVVGVFLILDGKLSVGALVAANMLAGRVLGPIAGIAGVMTRATQTSSALRSIDRLMSLERERPPEKIYVAREIKQGAIQFKNVSFSYPNSQAKALDNVSFQIRPGEKIGIIGRVGSGKTTVGRLATAFYPPSEGTILIDGIDIRQYDPADLRAGIGFVLQDTDLFYGKLRDNITLGRSGATDAEVLEAARLAGVETFIAGHPQGYDMMIAEGGRSLSGGQKQAIGLARVLIRKPRVLFLDEPTAHFDVRSEGEFLERLKKLAHGEMTIIVSTHRPSLLSLVDRILVFDQGKIVADGPTEQILTKLRPQPAAAPAAAGRI; this is encoded by the coding sequence GTGACGCCTCCGAGTGCGCCGGCGCCGCACCCGGACCCGTTGAGTGACAGTCTGCTGTATCTCGCCGCGCATCACGGCCGCGCGCTCAGCCGAAGCGCGCTGTTGTCCGGCCTGCCGCTCGAACGCGGCGTCCTCACTGTCGGGCTCTACGAGCGCGCGGCGCAGCGAGCCGGACTCGAGGCCCAGCTCGAAGAGCGTCCGCTGCACGACATTCCGGCGCTGGTGCTGCCCTGCGTGCTGATGCTGCACGACGGCTCGACCCGGATTCTGCTGAGCATCGACGACGCCGGGCGTCTGGTCGTGGTCGACCCCTCGCGCGGCGATGCCGAGGCTGCCGAGCGCCTCGATGCGGTCGCCGCGCAATATTCCGGCTTCGCGTATTTCGTGCGGCCGGCGACCGTGGCCGATCCGCGCGCGGTGGCGAGCGGCGATCTGCCGAAGTCGCATTGGTTCTGGTCGGTCGTCAGCCGGTTCGGCGCCAACTACGCCCATGTCGCGATCGCCGCCTTCATCGTCAACATTCTGGCGCTGGCGGCGCCGCTGTTCACGATGAGCGTGTACGACCGGGTGATCCCGAACGGCGCGATCCCGTCGCTGGTCGCGCTAGGCATCGGGCTCGCCCTCGCGATCGCATTCGACTTCCTGCTCAAGGTGGTGCGCAGCCGCATCATCGACATGACCGGCAAGAAGGTCGACGTGGTTCTGGCGGCGCGGATCTTCGAGCACGTGATGGCGCTGAAGATGGATAAGCGGCCGCCCTCGGTCGGCATCCTCGCCAACCAGATGCGCGACTTCGATTCGGTGCGCGAGTTCTTCACATCCGGCACCGTGGTGTCCGCCACCGACATGCTGTTCGCGATCCTGTTCATCGCGGTGCTGTTCATGATCGCCGGACCGCTCGGCTGGATTCCGCTGGCGATGCTGCCGGTGATGATCATCATCGGATTGCTGATCCAGCGCCCGCTGGATCGTGCGATGCGGCGGATGCAGGCGGAGTCGGCGGCGCGCCACGGCATTCTGGTCGAGTCGCTGAACGGCATCGAGACCGTGCGTGCGGTGGCCGGTGAGGGACGGGTGCAGACGGTTTGGGAACGTTCGGTCGCGGCGACCGCGCGTTCGAGCGAGGACGTGCAGTTCTGGGCGTCGCTGGCGATGACGGCGGCGAGCGTCGCAAGCCAGCTCTGCAGCCTGTTGCTGGTGGTGGTGGGCGTGTTCCTGATCCTCGACGGCAAGCTGTCGGTCGGTGCGCTGGTCGCGGCCAACATGCTGGCCGGCCGTGTGCTCGGTCCGATCGCGGGAATCGCCGGGGTGATGACCCGCGCCACGCAGACGAGCTCCGCGCTGCGTTCGATCGACCGGCTGATGTCGCTGGAGCGCGAGCGGCCGCCCGAGAAGATCTACGTCGCCCGGGAGATCAAGCAGGGCGCGATCCAATTCAAGAACGTCAGCTTCTCGTACCCCAACAGCCAGGCCAAGGCGCTCGACAACGTCTCGTTCCAGATCCGGCCGGGCGAGAAGATCGGCATCATCGGCCGCGTCGGCTCCGGCAAGACCACGGTCGGTCGGCTCGCGACCGCATTCTATCCGCCGAGCGAAGGCACCATCCTGATCGACGGCATCGACATCCGTCAGTACGACCCGGCCGACCTGCGCGCCGGCATCGGCTTCGTGCTGCAGGACACCGATCTGTTCTACGGCAAGCTGCGCGACAACATCACGTTGGGCCGCTCCGGCGCGACCGACGCGGAAGTGCTCGAAGCCGCCCGGCTGGCCGGCGTCGAGACCTTCATCGCCGGTCACCCGCAGGGTTACGACATGATGATCGCCGAGGGCGGCCGTAGCCTGTCCGGTGGCCAAAAGCAGGCGATCGGTCTGGCGCGGGTGCTGATCCGCAAGCCGCGTGTGTTGTTCCTCGACGAACCGACCGCGCATTTCGACGTCCGAAGCGAAGGCGAATTCCTCGAGCGACTGAAAAAGCTCGCGCACGGCGAGATGACCATCATCGTCTCGACCCATCGGCCGTCACTGCTGTCGCTGGTCGATCGGATCCTGGTGTTCGACCAGGGCAAGATCGTCGCCGACGGACCGACCGAGCAGATCTTGACGAAGCTGCGTCCGCAACCGGCCGCGGCTCCGGCCGCTGCCGGGCGAATCTGA
- a CDS encoding HlyD family type I secretion periplasmic adaptor subunit → MAQTDFAFSNDVRAAVELRTPKTARMLLSASLALFFTFLAWAHFAVLDEVKRGNGKVVPSRQTQVVQSLEGGIIAELLVQEGAIVDKDQPLARIEDTNFAAQFGEIRERRGAMGARVLRLEAETEGRASVVFPAELMQVAPRAVEAERLVFEAHNRKLAQDIDVVQQQEIQKTKEIDELRASEKRFSETLTLLNREIALTRKLYDQKVVPEIEMLRADRQATDMRGQLAVVQATIIKTQAAVQEARSRRLNITTAFRAQAEDDLAKSRGDLAVLDENIKSAKDRVRRTELRSPVHGVVNKLNITTIGAVVAPGASLMEIVPLDDTLLVEGRIRPQDIAFIRPDHEAVVKLSAYDSSVYGSLHGRVERISADTITDEKGDKNERGETFYRVMVRTEKNHLGTNEQPLPIIPGMVATVEILTGKKSVLDYLIKPARTLRDEALRER, encoded by the coding sequence ATGGCGCAAACCGATTTCGCCTTTTCCAACGACGTCCGCGCAGCCGTCGAGCTACGCACGCCGAAAACGGCGCGGATGTTGCTGTCTGCATCTTTGGCGCTGTTCTTCACCTTCTTGGCCTGGGCGCATTTCGCCGTGCTCGACGAGGTCAAGCGCGGCAACGGCAAGGTGGTGCCGTCGCGGCAAACCCAAGTGGTCCAGTCGCTCGAAGGCGGCATCATCGCCGAACTGCTGGTTCAAGAAGGTGCGATCGTCGACAAGGATCAGCCGCTGGCGCGCATCGAGGACACCAACTTCGCGGCACAGTTCGGCGAGATCCGCGAACGTCGTGGCGCGATGGGGGCGCGTGTCCTGCGGCTCGAGGCCGAGACCGAGGGCCGCGCCAGCGTCGTGTTTCCCGCCGAACTGATGCAGGTCGCGCCGCGCGCGGTCGAAGCCGAGCGTCTGGTGTTCGAGGCGCACAACCGCAAGTTGGCGCAGGATATCGACGTCGTCCAGCAGCAGGAGATCCAGAAGACCAAGGAGATCGACGAGCTGCGCGCCAGCGAGAAACGCTTCTCCGAGACGCTGACCCTGCTCAACCGCGAGATCGCGCTGACCCGCAAGCTCTACGATCAGAAGGTGGTGCCGGAGATCGAGATGCTGCGAGCCGATCGGCAGGCCACCGACATGCGCGGCCAACTCGCGGTGGTGCAGGCGACCATCATCAAGACCCAGGCGGCGGTTCAGGAGGCGCGGTCGCGCCGGCTCAACATCACCACGGCGTTCCGCGCCCAGGCCGAGGACGATCTCGCCAAATCCCGCGGCGATCTCGCCGTGCTGGACGAGAACATCAAGTCGGCGAAGGATCGCGTCCGCCGCACCGAGCTGCGCTCGCCGGTGCATGGCGTCGTCAACAAGCTGAATATCACCACGATCGGTGCCGTCGTCGCCCCCGGCGCGAGTCTGATGGAAATCGTGCCGCTCGACGACACGCTGCTGGTCGAAGGCCGCATCCGCCCGCAGGACATCGCCTTCATTCGCCCCGATCACGAGGCGGTGGTGAAGCTGAGCGCCTACGATTCATCGGTCTACGGATCGCTGCACGGCCGCGTCGAGCGGATCAGCGCCGACACCATCACCGACGAAAAGGGTGACAAGAACGAGCGCGGCGAGACGTTTTACCGGGTGATGGTGCGGACCGAGAAGAACCATCTCGGCACCAATGAACAGCCGCTGCCGATCATTCCGGGCATGGTGGCCACGGTCGAGATTCTCACCGGCAAGAAGTCGGTGCTGGACTATCTGATCAAGCCGGCGCGCACCCTGCGAGACGAAGCGCTCCGCGAACGCTGA
- a CDS encoding transglutaminase-like cysteine peptidase — MTAPHVRFFTINAVLAKHDGMRKSASGPVELASTDPASRSAVASDAPVLPAIEAPTDEPFGLMTFRAPEGVLWTKWRAVKAAMDADAGSIVRCNSDDSRCSPSERRFTALMRGARDASDARARAELVNRAVNQAVRYVNDYQQHGVADLWTSPLQTLRSGIGDCEDYAIAKYALLRSAGADEADLKLVLVRDLAVRQDHAVLAVRLDGRWLVLDNRRSSLLEGRDLQSFMPLFAIDHRGVSLFAAPYAARPHHESESDMAPAADVEVAGGSSSLPFQL, encoded by the coding sequence ATGACCGCGCCGCACGTCCGATTCTTTACCATCAATGCGGTGCTCGCCAAACACGATGGCATGCGAAAGTCGGCTTCGGGCCCGGTCGAACTGGCTTCGACCGATCCGGCGTCGCGTTCGGCAGTCGCCAGCGACGCGCCGGTCTTGCCGGCGATCGAGGCCCCCACCGACGAGCCGTTCGGTCTGATGACCTTCCGCGCCCCGGAGGGCGTGTTGTGGACCAAGTGGCGCGCCGTCAAGGCTGCGATGGATGCGGATGCCGGATCGATCGTCCGCTGCAATAGCGACGACTCCCGCTGCTCACCATCGGAACGTCGTTTCACCGCGTTGATGCGCGGCGCGCGGGACGCAAGTGATGCGAGGGCTCGCGCCGAGCTCGTCAACCGCGCCGTCAATCAAGCGGTGCGCTACGTCAACGACTATCAGCAGCACGGCGTCGCCGATCTGTGGACGTCGCCACTGCAGACGTTGCGGAGCGGCATCGGCGATTGCGAGGACTACGCCATCGCCAAATACGCGTTGCTGCGCTCGGCGGGCGCCGACGAGGCCGATCTGAAACTGGTGCTGGTGCGCGACCTTGCCGTACGCCAGGACCATGCGGTGCTGGCGGTGCGGCTCGACGGCCGCTGGCTCGTGCTCGACAATCGCCGCTCGTCGCTGCTGGAAGGCCGCGATCTGCAATCCTTCATGCCGTTGTTCGCGATCGATCATCGCGGCGTCAGCCTGTTCGCCGCGCCATACGCCGCGCGCCCGCACCACGAGAGCGAGAGCGATATGGCGCCGGCGGCGGATGTCGAGGTGGCCGGCGGAAGCTCCTCGTTGCCGTTTCAGCTTTGA